In Blastocatellia bacterium, the following are encoded in one genomic region:
- a CDS encoding nuclear transport factor 2 family protein has product MNQILITIILAAAMSPALAQDQDKSSVSDAQVEQALRQIEGEVLDAFLKADTTTLDRVWADEYSFTAPNGMVVTKENYLSLLKTGSLKYEYVKLEDLKVRVYGGTAVAAGRITVKGKVGTHIINGQDRYLTVYIKRQGRWQQVATHSSRIAAQPAQ; this is encoded by the coding sequence ATGAATCAAATACTCATAACGATAATTCTTGCTGCCGCCATGTCGCCCGCCCTGGCGCAAGACCAGGATAAATCATCCGTTTCTGACGCGCAGGTTGAACAGGCGTTGCGACAGATCGAGGGCGAAGTCCTGGACGCTTTTCTTAAAGCCGACACGACGACGCTAGACCGCGTCTGGGCCGACGAGTACAGCTTCACCGCCCCTAACGGCATGGTCGTGACAAAGGAAAACTATCTCTCGCTGTTGAAGACCGGCAGCCTCAAGTATGAGTACGTGAAGCTGGAAGACCTGAAGGTGCGCGTCTACGGCGGCACTGCCGTGGCGGCGGGCCGAATCACTGTGAAGGGGAAAGTCGGGACGCACATCATCAACGGGCAGGACCGTTATCTCACAGTCTATATCAAACGGCAGGGCCGCTGGCAGCAGGTGGCTACGCATTCATCGCGCATCGCCGCGCAACCGGCGCAATGA
- a CDS encoding SUMF1/EgtB/PvdO family nonheme iron enzyme has translation MNQMSAKEANDEYGTASAERPAGAKAAMRSKWNRIPLWGWWVGGCALTLALCWLLFFLLTKDPGFALIVRGAPPGSDVFVDNKAVGTLRADGTIRVALLESGKRVVRVSHQGYDDFNTSVIGKDGETKSVIYSAQSVAGDAPKEMAEIDYNGPMILVKAGEFIMGDDNHEQNERPAHKVTLPDYYIDKFEVSNAQYKKFCDETKRAYPTNPHWDPQYFNNNPDAPVVGVNWNDAASYARWAGKRLPTEQEWEKAASWDPGSQQKRQWPWGNSPDPGRINLGSDHPNNVGQQPGGASAYGVQDLAGSVAEWVDASYQ, from the coding sequence ATGAATCAGATGAGCGCAAAGGAAGCCAACGACGAATACGGAACCGCCTCGGCTGAACGGCCTGCGGGCGCTAAGGCCGCGATGCGCAGTAAGTGGAATCGCATCCCGCTGTGGGGCTGGTGGGTCGGCGGCTGCGCTTTGACACTGGCGCTGTGCTGGCTCCTGTTCTTCCTGCTGACAAAAGACCCCGGCTTCGCGCTGATCGTCAGGGGCGCGCCGCCCGGCAGCGATGTCTTCGTAGACAACAAGGCCGTCGGCACGCTGCGCGCCGATGGGACCATAAGAGTTGCGCTCCTCGAATCGGGGAAGCGAGTCGTTCGCGTTTCGCATCAGGGCTATGACGATTTCAACACTTCCGTCATCGGCAAAGACGGCGAAACGAAATCCGTCATCTACTCCGCGCAATCCGTAGCCGGCGACGCGCCCAAAGAGATGGCCGAGATTGATTACAACGGCCCGATGATTCTGGTTAAAGCAGGCGAGTTCATAATGGGTGATGATAATCACGAACAGAACGAAAGGCCCGCGCACAAAGTCACTCTGCCGGATTACTACATAGATAAGTTCGAGGTTAGTAACGCGCAGTACAAGAAGTTTTGCGACGAAACCAAACGGGCTTACCCGACGAACCCTCACTGGGACCCGCAGTACTTCAACAATAACCCCGACGCGCCGGTGGTCGGAGTCAACTGGAACGACGCGGCCAGCTACGCCCGGTGGGCGGGCAAGCGCTTGCCCACGGAACAGGAGTGGGAGAAGGCCGCGAGCTGGGACCCCGGTTCGCAACAGAAACGTCAGTGGCCGTGGGGTAATAGCCCTGACCCTGGCCGGATCAATTTAGGCTCGGACCACCCGAACAATGTGGGCCAGCAGCCCGGCGGGGCGAGCGCGTACGGGGTTCAAGACCTCGCGGGCAGCGTCGCCGAATGGGTAGATGCTTCTTACCAGC